From Acidihalobacter aeolianus, a single genomic window includes:
- the minC gene encoding septum site-determining protein MinC, translated as MSTAARQTGAQACELKGSRFTLSVLNLLDTDLAAIDAKLGALVAQAPGFLERAPVVLDAARIAEQGAALDLDGLVAVLRKHTLVPVALRGGDAALQERAMAAGLALMPETAAPVAGSRTTEQVSPAAAPGGGPRIVNRPVRSGQQVYAEGGDLIVLGAVSAGAEIIADGSIHVYGALRGRAIAGARGDEAAHIFCQSLEAELISIAGCYRVFETEPDETRGRPVHASLSGERLLIEML; from the coding sequence TTGAGCACCGCCGCCCGGCAAACCGGCGCGCAGGCCTGCGAACTCAAAGGCAGCCGCTTTACGCTGTCCGTACTCAACCTGCTCGACACCGATCTCGCGGCGATCGACGCGAAGCTGGGCGCGCTGGTGGCCCAGGCGCCCGGCTTTCTCGAACGCGCCCCGGTGGTGCTGGACGCGGCACGGATCGCCGAGCAGGGTGCGGCCCTCGATCTCGACGGCCTGGTCGCCGTGCTGCGCAAGCACACCTTGGTTCCGGTGGCCCTGCGCGGCGGCGACGCCGCCCTGCAGGAACGCGCCATGGCGGCCGGCCTGGCGCTGATGCCCGAAACCGCGGCGCCCGTGGCGGGCAGCCGCACGACGGAGCAGGTAAGCCCTGCCGCGGCCCCGGGCGGCGGCCCGCGCATCGTCAACCGGCCGGTACGCTCCGGTCAGCAAGTCTACGCCGAGGGCGGCGACCTGATCGTGCTCGGGGCGGTCAGTGCGGGCGCCGAGATCATTGCCGACGGCAGCATCCACGTCTACGGCGCCCTGCGCGGTCGCGCCATCGCAGGCGCGCGCGGCGACGAGGCGGCCCACATCTTCTGCCAGTCGCTGGAAGCCGAGCTGATCTCCATCGCCGGCTGCTACCGCGTGTTCGAAACCGAACCCGACGAGACTCGCGGACGCCCCGTGCATGCCTCGCTCAGCGGCGAGCGCCTGTTGATCGAGATGCTCTGA
- the minD gene encoding septum site-determining protein MinD, translating into MARIIVVTSGKGGVGKTTTAAAFSTGLAQKGHKTAVIDFDVGLRNLDLIMGCERRVVYDLINVTQGEATLNQALIRDKRVDNLYVLPASQTRDKDALKRDGVARVLDELHEMDFDYVVCDSPAGIEQGAQMALYFADEALIVTNPEVSSVRDSDRILGILQSKSKRAENGQDAVKEHLLITRYNPGRVSTGDMLSMEDILDILAIPLIGVVPESPAVLKASNAGTPVILEDKTDAGQAYSDVVARFLGDNRPLRFIKPEKRGLLNRLFG; encoded by the coding sequence GTGGCCAGGATCATCGTCGTAACCTCGGGCAAGGGCGGCGTCGGCAAGACGACCACCGCTGCGGCTTTCTCCACTGGACTCGCCCAGAAAGGGCACAAGACCGCGGTCATCGACTTCGACGTCGGTCTGCGCAACCTCGACCTGATCATGGGTTGCGAGCGCCGCGTGGTCTACGACCTGATCAACGTCACCCAAGGCGAGGCGACGCTGAACCAGGCCCTGATCCGCGACAAGCGTGTCGACAACCTGTATGTGCTGCCCGCCTCACAGACCCGCGACAAGGATGCCCTGAAACGCGACGGCGTCGCCCGTGTGCTCGACGAATTGCATGAAATGGATTTCGACTATGTGGTCTGCGATTCCCCCGCCGGTATCGAACAGGGTGCGCAGATGGCGCTTTACTTCGCCGACGAGGCGCTGATCGTGACCAATCCCGAGGTTTCCTCGGTGCGTGACTCGGACCGCATCCTCGGTATCCTGCAGAGCAAGTCCAAGCGCGCCGAAAACGGCCAGGACGCGGTGAAGGAACACCTGCTGATCACGCGCTACAACCCGGGCCGCGTTTCCACCGGCGACATGCTCAGCATGGAGGACATCCTCGACATCCTGGCGATCCCGCTGATCGGCGTGGTACCGGAGTCTCCGGCGGTGCTCAAGGCCTCGAACGCCGGCACTCCGGTCATTCTCGAGGACAAGACCGACGCCGGCCAGGCGTATTCCGACGTGGTCGCGCGCTTCCTCGGCGACAATCGCCCGCTGCGCTTCATCAAACCGGAAAAACGCGGTCTGCTGAACCGCCTGTTCGGATAA
- the minE gene encoding cell division topological specificity factor MinE — MGLFDIFRKNKPTSSAQIAKERLQIVISHERAVRGSPDYLPRLKQDILEVIRRYHAITDEQVDLRVDKAGGREILELNVTLASETKAAGS; from the coding sequence ATGGGTCTGTTCGACATCTTTCGCAAGAACAAACCGACCAGCAGCGCGCAGATAGCCAAGGAGCGCCTGCAGATCGTCATCTCCCACGAACGCGCCGTACGTGGCAGCCCGGACTATCTGCCGCGCCTCAAGCAGGACATCCTTGAAGTGATCCGGCGCTACCACGCGATCACCGACGAACAGGTCGACCTACGCGTCGACAAGGCCGGCGGCCGCGAAATCCTCGAACTCAACGTCACCCTGGCGAGCGAAACCAAGGCCGCCGGCTCCTGA
- the trxA gene encoding thioredoxin, translated as MAVRELTQDDFESTVQDNDIVIIDYWASWCAPCRAFAPTFEAASENHPDIVFAKVNTEEQQGLAAAFQIRSIPTLMIFREQVILFSQPGMLSPAQLEDVIGKVREIDMAQVHEEVRKQQAEAQAQS; from the coding sequence ATGGCAGTGAGAGAATTGACCCAGGACGATTTCGAGTCCACCGTTCAGGACAACGATATCGTGATCATCGATTACTGGGCATCCTGGTGTGCGCCTTGCCGTGCCTTCGCCCCCACCTTCGAGGCGGCCTCCGAGAATCATCCGGATATCGTCTTCGCCAAGGTCAATACCGAGGAACAGCAGGGTCTGGCAGCAGCCTTCCAGATTCGCTCGATCCCGACCCTGATGATCTTTCGCGAACAGGTGATCCTTTTCTCGCAGCCGGGCATGCTGTCGCCGGCGCAGCTTGAGGACGTGATCGGCAAGGTGCGCGAGATCGACATGGCGCAGGTGCACGAAGAGGTTCGCAAACAGCAGGCGGAGGCCCAGGCACAGTCCTGA